The Thalassolituus oleivorans MIL-1 genome includes the window ATATCGAGCTGGCGAAAAAAGCTCGGGTAAAAGGTGATGTGTATTATCAAGCAATGGAAATGGTCTTAGGAGCTCAAGTAAATGGGCAACTGCATCATTCTCAAGACAAAGCATCTACGTCAGCTAAGTCGCAGTCCGCTCACAAGACAGCGCCCGACAACGATGCTAAAGTTGACTAGTTTAGTCGGAAAAGCCGATAATCATTCTTCATCCTACGGTTGAGAGACTCATGAACAGCGTACAGCAATCCATTCCATTCGAATTAACTGTAACAGCCGAAGATAAAATTCGTGATCTGTTAGCAGAAGAGGCGGATGAGGAATTGTGTTTACGAGTATTCGTTACTGGTGGCGGCTGTTCTGGCTTTCAATACGGATTTACCTTCGATGATGATCGAGCTGAAGACGATACCTTGATTGAGAAATCGGGGGTTCGTGTACTCATTGACTCCCTTAGTTATGGGTACTTGGTTGGCTCGGTTCTAGACTACAAAGAGGGCTTAGAGGGCTCGCGTTTCAGCGTCGAAAATCCAAGCGCTACCTCAACTTGTGGTTGCGGGTCATCATTTTCGGTTTGAGTAAAATTAAGTGAACGGAGTAAGTATGCGTTATCCTTTTATGGCCATAGGTTTGCTGCTTGCTTCGTATGCAATGGCAGATGACCATACTCCAGCTGTTGACGCAGAAGCAACGCAGCCCCCGGCTATTGAACCTGCGGTTTCTGTTGCGCCAGTTGCGACGCGCTATCAAGCTTATATCCAGCGTCACAATGCGGAAGAACTGTTCGACTTATTACAACACGCCGAAAAAATTGCTAGCGGTCAACTGGAGTACAGTACAAAAGAGCCTATCCCACTGGTTTTAACCGGTGAAGAAATAGAGTTATTTAAGCGAGAGAACTATCGGGATAACAAACCCTTGGTAGATTTGGCTGCACGATTAGAAGCCTTCAATATCATCGATATCAAAGTTTGTTCTCGTTGGCTTGGAGACCGCGGTATCGAAATGACCGACCTTCCGCCGTTCATTGACAGCGTAGTCTCAGGTCAGTTTGAAGTCGAACGACTGCAAAAAGAAGGTTATGCATTGTTCTAAAAGCCTGTTCTAGGCCTTGTAGATCCCACCTAAAATTCGCTCACCAGCGGCACCGGTAACACTCGGAATATTTCCCGGCAGACCATTTATCGTACGCCAGCCTAGCCATGCAAATGCCATGGCTTCCATCCAGTCAGGGTCAATGCCTACTTCGCTTGTGCTTTCTATTTTGTGTGTTGGCAGTGCGAGTGAGAGGCGATGCATCAAGTTGGCATTGTGAACTCCACCACCGCAAATCATTACGTGGCGGCAGTTTTGCGCAAAATGAGTGACTGCCAAAGCAATGGAGCGAGCAGTGAACTCGGTTAGTGTGGCGGCAATGTCTTCAGCGCAATAATGATTGAGCTCGCCGAGCGACGTTAAATTAAACAGCTCTCGGCCGGTGCTTTTAGGGGCGGGAGCTGAGAAGTAAGGGTGTGCTAACCACCGATCTAACAGGTCTTCAATAACTTGGCCGCTAGCGGCTTTATTTCCACCTTGATCACAGACAGTGTTCCAGTTCTGGAGGCACCATTCATCCATAAGCGCATTCCCTGGGCCAGTGTCGAAACCAATGAGAACATCATCGACAACCGTGATATTGGCAATACCACCGATATTAACCACGGCACATGGCGCTAGCTGCTTTAATGCGAATTGATGAAAGGCTGGAACGAGAGGAGCGCCTTGCCCGCCAGCGGCGATATCTCGACGGCGAAAATCGGCAACACAATCAATTCGACAATGCTCGGCAATATAAGAGGGGTTTCCTAGTTGCCAGCTAAATCCATTTGGCTGAGCTTGATGGCGCAATGTGTGACCGTGACTACCGATAACCATGACATCTTCAGCCTTAATATTGGCTTTTTTCAACAATGCCTGTACGGCACTGACGGCATAGCTGGCTAGTTGTTGATCAAGCGTTGCGATGTCGTTAACTAATAGACGCTCTGACAATGCGATATCGCGCAAACGACGCGTAACGTCGTGGGGATAGTTCAGACAGATGGCAGCAACAAGCTTGATGCTATCATTGCTAATGTCTACCAAGCAGGCATCCATGCCATCGGCACTTGTTCCTGACATCAAGCCAATACACAAAGCCATTAAAATGACCCGCTCTTATCGCTACTTTGAAAATTATCCAGCCAACCCATGAGCGTTTTTGATCGCTCTAAAAAGGCGGATTTATCTTTGCTGGCAATAGAGTCGGCTTTTGGCAGCTGAACACGTAAAGAATCCCGATGAACACCATCAACTAAAAATTCATAGTGGAGATGAGGACCTGTAGCCAACCCTGTCATACCCACATAGCCAATAATTTGGCCTTGTTTCACATAGCGACCCACTCTTACATTGCGACCAAATTTGCTCAAATGCGCGTAAATGGTCTTATAGCGCTGACCATGTTGAATGATCACAACGTTACCGTACCCACCTTTACGTCCAGCGTGAATAACCTTACCGTCACCTGCCGCTTTGATAGGAGTACCTGTTGGTGCTGCGTAATCAGTACCTTTATGAGCGCGAATGGTGTTTAGCACTGGGTGTTTGCGATTAAGGTTAAAGCGTGAGCTGATGCGAGCGAAATCAATTGGGTTGCGTAAAAAGGCTTTACGCATGCTCAGTCCTTCCGGTGTGTAGTAGTTAGTGTTGCCGGCGTCATCTTTATACCTAACAGCCGTAAGTTCACGACCTTGATTGACGAAGCGAGCGATTAAAATATCGCCATCGTTAATCTTGTTGCCGTCGAGTTGTACCTCTTCATAGACTAAACTGATGGTATCGCCTTTGCGGATATCTAAAGCAAAGTCGATATCCCAGCCGAAGATGTTCGCTAATTGATATAAAACTTGATCAGGTATGCCTGCGCGTCCTCCATCAAGGAAGAGCGAGTTGTCGATAACGGCGTGAGCAAAGCGCGGAATAAAGTCAGCATCGCGTTGCAGTAGCTCATATTGCAATTTGCCTTCTGCATCGCGAGTAATGCTGTGTTTGGCAAGAGGGCTAATATCTATTTCTAGGTGAGTAATGTGGTTATCGGCAGTACGGACCCAACGAAGGCTCTGCCCTGGACGTAAAGTAATGACTTCGCGCGGGACTGCCGCTGCAATATCAATGACATCAACCGCACTTAAATTATGCCGCCCAAAAACCACCGATAAACTATCACCGGATTTAACTTTGTCTTCCTCCCAGTCCAGTTGCGGAGTATCCGGCATCGGCTCCTCACTTGGCTCGGGCAACTCTATAACATAGTTTTGCTGAGTTATGTTGGATTCGGGAGTCGGCCATGCGGCGACGACGATTACTAAAAACACAACCAGCGCCGCAGCGAAAATATGTCTGGCTGGAAAATACTGTAGTGGGCCTGGCAACGCCATGATGAAACAGGTGTCCTTATTCAGCTTCTCTTCTATATAGCCGGCAAGTGTAAACAATCCGTCGGCAATTTACTCGGTGAACTTGATTTTGAATTGTGATCAGGTATGTTCAGCACCCTCTGACAACCGAAAGCGATGAGAATCTCCCCATGACCGCAACATTAATTGCCGATCTCAAAGCCCGTGGTCTCCTAAATCAGGCGACAGCGGACGAGGAACTAATAAACCATCTTGATTCTGGTTGTCGCACACTCTATTGCGGCTTTGATCCCACGGCTGACAGTCTACACATTGGTAGTCTAGTACCTTTATTAGCTCTGAAGCGTTTCCAGCGAGCTGGCCATAAGCCGATCGCTCTAGTCGGTGGTGCTACGGGCTTGATCGGCGATCCAAGCTTTAAAGCTCAAGAGCGTAAGTTGAACACGCCGGACATCGTTGCTAATTGGGTCGATAAGTTAAAAGCACAAGTGAGTCGGTTTATCGATTTCAACGATAGCGCCTCGGGTGCGGATGTCGTTAATAACCTAGACTGGGTTGGGCAAATGAGCGTGCTCGACTTCTTGCGAGATGTTGGCAAGCACTTCTCTGTTAATAACATGATTCAAAAAGAATCGGTGAAGCAGCGTATTGATCGCGAAGGTGCCGGCATCTCCTTTACCGAATTCACCTATATGTTGTTGCAGTCATACGATTTCGCCGAACTGGCCGAGCGCCGCGACTGTACTATTCAGATTGGTGGCTCTGATCAGTGGGGCAATATTGTTGGTGGTGTTGATCTAGCTCGCCGCATGTACAGCAAGCAAACGTTTGGTATCACACTGCCTTTAGTGACTAAATCTGACGGAACGAAGTTTGGTAAAACGGAAAGCGGTACTATCTGGCTTGATGCGAAGAAAACATCGCCCTATGCCTTCTATCAGTTTTGGCTTAATACCGCTGATGCTGATGCTTATAAGTTTTTGCGTTACTTCACCTTTTTGCCGATTGCTGATATTGAAGCCATTGAAGCGGCCGATGCCGAAATCCAAGGACGTAAGACTGCTCAGCCAATATTGGCTGATGAGGTCACTCGCTTGGTTCATGGTGATGAAGCATTGAACTCCGCGAAGCGTATAACTGAAGCTTTATTCTCAGGCGATGTTACTCAGCTTAGTGAAGTTGAACTTGAGCAAATTAAATTAGATGGCTTGCCTTCTGGTGATCTGGTCTTAGAAGGGCTGGATGCAATCCCGATGACAACGCTATTAACTGATTGCGGTATGGTGAAAGCTGGTCGAGAAGTAAAAGACGCTCTTGGCCGTAATGCCGTTCTCGTTAACGGTGAAGCTCAAGGTGCTGATGACAATATGAAATGCGCAGACATTTTTACTCCGGAAAAAGCCTTGTATGGTCGATTCTTTATTGTGCGTTTGGGTAAGAAAAAGTATCACCTGTTTGAAATTTCAAAATAATTAAAAACAGTTGTTGACGGCGCATTTGAAGTCTCTATAATGCGCACCTCTTGAGACGGACAAGCGGTGTTGAAACCCTTGAAAACTTAAGAAAAACAAAGGGTTGACATTGAGTTCTAGCAACATATAATGCGCCCCGCTCTGAACAAGAAGACAACGTCTGACGGTCAGAAAGAAAAACGGTTGACATTGAAAAGAACTTCTTTAAAATGCGCAGCCCGCTTCGATAGAAACGAAGCGTCGTTCTTTAACAAAGTATTTAGACAATTATGTGTGGGTGCTTACTGAGATGTTCTGGAGACAGAAGATCATCAAGTAAGAACTCGTCGATAATTCATTTATGAAGCAAAGACAGTTTTATTCTTGAGCAAGATTTAAGATTGGATATTCCTCCAATCGAAACACTTTAAACTGAAGAGTTTGATCATGGCTCAGATTGAACGCTGGCGGCAGGCTTAACACATGCAAGTCGAGCGGTAGCACAGAGAGCTTGCTCTTGGGTGACAAGCGGCGGACGGGTGAGTAACGCGTAGGAATCTACCTAGTAGTGGGGGACAACAGTTGGAAACGACTGCTAATACCGCATACGCCCTAAGGGGGAAAGCGGGGGATCTTCGGACCTCGTGCTATTAGATGAGCCTGCGTGAGATTAGCTAGTTGGTGAGGTAAAGGCTCACCAAGGCGACGATCTCTAGCTGGTCTGAGAGGATGATCAGCCACACTGGGACTGAGACACGGCCCAGACTCCTACGGGAGGCAGCAGTGGGGAATATTGGACAATGGGCGCAAGCCTGATCCAGCCATGCCGCGTGTGTGAAGAAGGCCTTCGGGTTGTAAAGCACTTTCAGAAGGGAGGAAAGGTTGTGTGTTAATAGCACATAGCTGTGACGTTACCTTCAGAAGAAGCACCGGCTAACTCCGTGCCAGCAGCCGCGGTAATACGGAGGGTGCAAGCGTTAATCGGAAT containing:
- a CDS encoding DsrE family protein, with translation MRYPFMAIGLLLASYAMADDHTPAVDAEATQPPAIEPAVSVAPVATRYQAYIQRHNAEELFDLLQHAEKIASGQLEYSTKEPIPLVLTGEEIELFKRENYRDNKPLVDLAARLEAFNIIDIKVCSRWLGDRGIEMTDLPPFIDSVVSGQFEVERLQKEGYALF
- the tyrS gene encoding tyrosine--tRNA ligase — translated: MTATLIADLKARGLLNQATADEELINHLDSGCRTLYCGFDPTADSLHIGSLVPLLALKRFQRAGHKPIALVGGATGLIGDPSFKAQERKLNTPDIVANWVDKLKAQVSRFIDFNDSASGADVVNNLDWVGQMSVLDFLRDVGKHFSVNNMIQKESVKQRIDREGAGISFTEFTYMLLQSYDFAELAERRDCTIQIGGSDQWGNIVGGVDLARRMYSKQTFGITLPLVTKSDGTKFGKTESGTIWLDAKKTSPYAFYQFWLNTADADAYKFLRYFTFLPIADIEAIEAADAEIQGRKTAQPILADEVTRLVHGDEALNSAKRITEALFSGDVTQLSEVELEQIKLDGLPSGDLVLEGLDAIPMTTLLTDCGMVKAGREVKDALGRNAVLVNGEAQGADDNMKCADIFTPEKALYGRFFIVRLGKKKYHLFEISK
- a CDS encoding anhydro-N-acetylmuramic acid kinase, whose protein sequence is MALCIGLMSGTSADGMDACLVDISNDSIKLVAAICLNYPHDVTRRLRDIALSERLLVNDIATLDQQLASYAVSAVQALLKKANIKAEDVMVIGSHGHTLRHQAQPNGFSWQLGNPSYIAEHCRIDCVADFRRRDIAAGGQGAPLVPAFHQFALKQLAPCAVVNIGGIANITVVDDVLIGFDTGPGNALMDEWCLQNWNTVCDQGGNKAASGQVIEDLLDRWLAHPYFSAPAPKSTGRELFNLTSLGELNHYCAEDIAATLTEFTARSIALAVTHFAQNCRHVMICGGGVHNANLMHRLSLALPTHKIESTSEVGIDPDWMEAMAFAWLGWRTINGLPGNIPSVTGAAGERILGGIYKA
- a CDS encoding OapA family protein, yielding MALPGPLQYFPARHIFAAALVVFLVIVVAAWPTPESNITQQNYVIELPEPSEEPMPDTPQLDWEEDKVKSGDSLSVVFGRHNLSAVDVIDIAAAVPREVITLRPGQSLRWVRTADNHITHLEIDISPLAKHSITRDAEGKLQYELLQRDADFIPRFAHAVIDNSLFLDGGRAGIPDQVLYQLANIFGWDIDFALDIRKGDTISLVYEEVQLDGNKINDGDILIARFVNQGRELTAVRYKDDAGNTNYYTPEGLSMRKAFLRNPIDFARISSRFNLNRKHPVLNTIRAHKGTDYAAPTGTPIKAAGDGKVIHAGRKGGYGNVVIIQHGQRYKTIYAHLSKFGRNVRVGRYVKQGQIIGYVGMTGLATGPHLHYEFLVDGVHRDSLRVQLPKADSIASKDKSAFLERSKTLMGWLDNFQSSDKSGSF
- the erpA gene encoding iron-sulfur cluster insertion protein ErpA, with the translated sequence MNSVQQSIPFELTVTAEDKIRDLLAEEADEELCLRVFVTGGGCSGFQYGFTFDDDRAEDDTLIEKSGVRVLIDSLSYGYLVGSVLDYKEGLEGSRFSVENPSATSTCGCGSSFSV